A genomic stretch from Methanobacterium sp. includes:
- a CDS encoding ATP-binding protein yields MEKDALNGLDEISRENIALALWMKEFQAEKIPEDVRKCLSSDKNSPDAFGERMRHRLQDLLDNPDSFTPSYKKRYQELLKHCSSLTSMQAYAMNHLLGVDSSRGYQKIPKKSNIEFPRDFAPQLGYQVGWHFFVGNCRDTQQRDYGILVSFYRYSLLPPEMAHSFGLTDWENQIFEMQLAVARAGEKHLQSRPFALAGTTGLLKFASQPFCYEAGKNRIISEKENELFPLRVQAWGVNQGSKKDVEMEVDLKFSSNKDFLLQGNKGCLPCCCDIGTLYYSATNLKMESGSLLKLDGEEITLEEGKFWFDHQWGNALEPLGNSRCEVVRAASVLGKTSHSRGWDWFMAQFEGDREITMYAPHTDQNLEFYWLTGPESPGTMTVEVKGQFIDAEHNVVDIRGTLKIDKWVKSVKSSNPEHYFVTNTWYPDHWEFQFQDMVPEDIRHFTMTPIVQGGQTGYNAGGAQYSEGGVYIKNLDGELLGKGFAESVYYADAHPNIFHLAGIPDTPQMRKLVEPPEPSSWLKLKGLLYMARPSNQRKIKEVLEKCLEQGLPEDFLG; encoded by the coding sequence ATGGAAAAAGATGCACTGAATGGTTTGGATGAAATAAGCCGTGAAAACATTGCCCTGGCTCTTTGGATGAAGGAATTCCAGGCGGAAAAAATACCGGAAGACGTGAGAAAGTGTCTTTCAAGTGATAAAAACAGTCCAGATGCCTTTGGAGAAAGGATGAGGCATCGTTTACAGGATTTACTGGATAATCCTGATTCATTTACTCCCAGTTACAAGAAACGGTATCAAGAACTTCTGAAGCACTGTTCTTCACTAACTTCCATGCAAGCTTATGCTATGAACCATCTTTTGGGAGTGGACAGCAGCCGTGGCTACCAAAAAATCCCTAAAAAGTCTAATATAGAATTTCCCCGGGATTTTGCCCCGCAATTAGGCTATCAGGTAGGATGGCACTTCTTTGTAGGTAACTGTCGCGACACTCAACAACGTGACTATGGAATTCTAGTTTCATTCTACCGTTATTCTTTATTACCTCCTGAAATGGCCCATAGTTTTGGTTTAACTGACTGGGAAAACCAGATATTTGAGATGCAACTGGCTGTGGCCAGAGCAGGAGAAAAACATCTTCAAAGCAGGCCATTTGCACTAGCAGGTACCACTGGACTTTTAAAATTTGCTTCCCAACCATTTTGTTATGAAGCCGGGAAAAACAGGATAATATCTGAGAAAGAAAATGAACTCTTCCCTTTGAGGGTGCAGGCCTGGGGAGTAAATCAGGGCAGCAAAAAGGATGTGGAGATGGAAGTTGACCTGAAATTCTCTTCCAATAAGGATTTCCTGCTCCAGGGAAATAAGGGATGTCTTCCTTGCTGTTGCGACATTGGAACTCTCTATTATTCTGCTACCAACCTCAAAATGGAGTCTGGCAGTCTTTTAAAGCTGGATGGAGAGGAGATAACTCTTGAAGAGGGTAAGTTCTGGTTTGATCATCAATGGGGCAATGCCCTGGAACCTCTGGGGAACTCCAGGTGTGAGGTGGTCCGGGCAGCAAGTGTGTTGGGTAAAACGTCCCATTCACGAGGTTGGGACTGGTTCATGGCTCAATTTGAGGGAGATAGGGAAATAACCATGTACGCACCACATACAGATCAGAATCTGGAATTCTACTGGCTCACTGGCCCAGAGTCACCAGGAACTATGACTGTGGAGGTAAAGGGACAGTTCATTGATGCTGAACACAACGTTGTAGATATTAGGGGAACATTAAAAATCGATAAGTGGGTTAAAAGTGTGAAATCATCTAATCCTGAGCATTATTTCGTTACAAACACATGGTACCCTGATCACTGGGAATTCCAGTTCCAGGACATGGTTCCAGAGGATATCCGTCACTTCACCATGACTCCTATTGTTCAAGGAGGACAAACAGGTTACAATGCCGGTGGTGCTCAGTATTCTGAAGGTGGAGTCTATATCAAGAATTTAGATGGAGAATTGCTGGGTAAGGGCTTTGCAGAATCTGTTTATTATGCTGATGCTCATCCCAACATTTTCCACCTGGCAGGTATTCCTGACACTCCCCAGATGCGTAAACTGGTAGAACCACCAGAGCCTTCATCCTGGTTGAAGTTAAAAGGATTACTGTACATGGCCCGGCCATCTAACCAGCGTAAAATTAAAGAAGTACTGGAGAAATGCCTGGAGCAGGGTTTACCTGAAGATTTCCTTGGATAA
- a CDS encoding peptidylprolyl isomerase: MKKAIIETDKGNIELTLFDKEAPNTVANFEKLAGEGFYNGLTFHRVLPNFVIQGGCPKGNGTGGPGYTIKCEINPHKHGTGALSMAHAGKDTGGSQFFITHSPQPHLDGVHTVFGKVVKGMDVVNKIQPNDVMNKVTVLDE, translated from the coding sequence ATGAAAAAAGCAATAATTGAAACAGATAAAGGAAACATAGAATTAACCTTATTTGATAAAGAAGCACCAAACACAGTTGCTAACTTTGAAAAGCTTGCAGGTGAAGGATTTTACAATGGATTGACTTTCCACAGAGTTTTACCTAACTTTGTAATTCAGGGAGGATGTCCTAAAGGTAATGGAACAGGTGGACCAGGTTACACAATAAAATGTGAAATAAACCCACATAAACACGGAACTGGAGCACTTTCCATGGCTCATGCAGGTAAAGATACTGGTGGAAGCCAGTTTTTCATAACACATTCTCCACAGCCACACCTTGACGGAGTACACACCGTTTTTGGTAAGGTTGTTAAAGGAATGGACGTTGTAAACAAGATTCAACCAAATGATGTAATGAATAAAGTCACAGTTTTGGATGAATAA
- a CDS encoding acetylornithine transaminase — protein sequence MNTEEIIDLDKKYVMQTYGRYQLALKEGKGALVTDFEGKTYIDCFAGIAVNNVGHSHPNVVEAICKQAKKLIHCSNLYYTQEQVELAELLAKVSPHDKSFFCNSGAEANEGAIKLARKFTGCGEIIAMENSFHGRTIAMITATGQHKYKKGFEPLPEGFKHVDYGNVEAVADAITDNTAAVLVEPIQGEGGVIVPPKGYLKDLKKLCNENDVLLIFDEVQTGFGRTGEMFASQTFDVTPDITTVAKALGGGFPIGGVLANGEVGDAFEPGNHAATFGGNPLACAAAKASIETIIDENLLDKAKENGKYLKNKLEEQKNLHKIVEDVRGVGMMLGMEMSINCGEIVKNAQDQGVLINCTADTVLRFLPPLIIEKEQIDTVAAVLDGVLGKIS from the coding sequence ATGAATACAGAAGAAATTATAGATTTAGATAAAAAATATGTTATGCAAACTTATGGACGGTACCAATTAGCTTTAAAAGAAGGAAAAGGAGCTTTAGTTACCGATTTTGAAGGAAAAACTTATATTGACTGCTTTGCAGGGATTGCTGTAAACAATGTAGGACATTCACACCCGAATGTTGTTGAGGCAATATGTAAACAGGCTAAAAAACTGATACACTGCTCCAATCTTTATTATACACAAGAACAGGTGGAACTCGCCGAATTACTGGCTAAAGTTTCTCCACATGACAAATCCTTCTTCTGCAACAGTGGTGCAGAAGCAAATGAAGGAGCTATAAAGCTTGCACGGAAATTTACGGGTTGTGGCGAAATTATTGCTATGGAAAACTCATTCCACGGCCGAACCATCGCCATGATCACTGCTACAGGCCAGCATAAATATAAAAAAGGGTTTGAGCCATTACCAGAAGGATTTAAACACGTAGACTACGGAAACGTGGAAGCAGTGGCAGATGCTATAACCGATAATACAGCAGCAGTTCTTGTTGAACCTATTCAAGGAGAAGGAGGAGTTATAGTTCCTCCAAAAGGTTATCTAAAAGACTTAAAAAAGCTTTGTAATGAAAACGATGTTCTTTTAATATTTGACGAGGTTCAAACAGGGTTTGGACGGACTGGTGAAATGTTTGCATCCCAAACATTTGATGTAACTCCAGATATCACCACTGTAGCCAAAGCACTTGGTGGAGGATTCCCTATTGGTGGTGTTCTTGCAAATGGAGAAGTTGGAGATGCATTTGAACCTGGAAACCATGCTGCAACATTCGGTGGAAATCCACTTGCCTGTGCAGCTGCAAAAGCTTCAATTGAAACCATAATAGATGAAAATTTACTTGATAAGGCAAAAGAAAACGGTAAATACCTCAAAAACAAGCTTGAAGAGCAAAAAAACCTTCATAAAATAGTGGAAGATGTTCGTGGTGTTGGAATGATGCTTGGAATGGAAATGAGCATCAACTGCGGAGAAATAGTCAAAAATGCACAAGATCAGGGCGTGCTTATAAACTGCACCGCGGATACTGTTTTACGGTTCTTACCGCCGCTTATAATAGAAAAAGAGCAGATAGATACTGTTGCAGCTGTTTTAGATGGTGTTTTAGGGAAGATTTCTTAA
- the lysA gene encoding diaminopimelate decarboxylase gives MDFDIKTNEKGNLSIGGADAIELTEKYNTPLYVIDETKIRDNYRRVYESFSSHYNDFKIFYACKANTNLAVMRILEQEGSGIDAVSPGEIYTALLAGFEAERIIYTGNNVTNEELKFAVDSGVIINLDSISALKRLSKLTDPKKVKISFRINPKVGAGHHEHCITGGDLSKFGVMEEEAADVYSMAKDLGFTPVGIHTHIGSGILDPEPFMLAVETLMDVTGRVHEEAGVKFEFIDFGGGLGIPYETEESKLDIEKFSKEITGLFKDKLNEYNLGKPTMCIEPGRYIVGDASVLLTKVNTIKQSYRKFAGVDAGFNTLLRPSMYGSYHHIVVANKPEAENTQKIDIAGNVCESGDLFARDRPMPEINEGDTLAILNAGAYAFSMSSQYNSRPKTMEILIKDGESEIIREREIFADVLAKQNVPIRLLK, from the coding sequence ATGGACTTTGATATTAAAACTAATGAGAAAGGAAATTTGAGCATCGGTGGAGCAGATGCAATAGAACTTACAGAAAAATATAACACACCCCTTTACGTTATAGATGAAACAAAAATACGGGATAACTACAGAAGAGTTTATGAATCATTTTCTAGCCATTACAATGATTTTAAAATATTCTATGCTTGTAAAGCTAACACAAACCTGGCCGTTATGCGAATATTAGAACAGGAAGGAAGTGGAATTGATGCTGTGTCTCCTGGAGAGATTTATACAGCACTTCTGGCAGGATTTGAAGCCGAAAGAATTATTTACACTGGAAACAATGTCACAAATGAAGAACTTAAATTTGCTGTAGATTCAGGAGTTATAATTAATCTTGATTCAATTTCAGCCCTTAAAAGGCTTTCAAAACTCACCGATCCTAAGAAAGTGAAAATATCATTTAGAATAAACCCAAAGGTCGGTGCGGGACATCATGAACACTGCATAACTGGTGGGGACTTATCTAAATTTGGTGTTATGGAAGAAGAAGCTGCAGATGTTTACAGTATGGCTAAAGACCTTGGGTTCACCCCTGTTGGAATTCATACACATATAGGATCAGGAATACTTGACCCTGAACCATTCATGCTTGCAGTTGAAACCCTTATGGACGTTACAGGAAGAGTTCATGAAGAAGCAGGAGTTAAATTTGAGTTTATAGACTTTGGTGGAGGATTAGGAATACCTTACGAGACAGAAGAATCTAAACTGGACATAGAAAAATTCTCCAAAGAAATTACAGGACTATTTAAAGATAAATTAAATGAATACAACCTTGGAAAACCGACAATGTGTATTGAACCTGGCAGATATATTGTGGGAGATGCATCAGTGCTTCTTACAAAAGTAAACACTATAAAACAAAGTTACAGGAAGTTTGCAGGTGTTGACGCTGGGTTTAACACTCTTTTACGTCCTTCAATGTATGGATCATACCATCACATTGTTGTTGCAAACAAACCAGAAGCAGAAAACACCCAGAAGATAGATATTGCCGGAAATGTATGTGAATCTGGCGATTTATTTGCAAGAGACCGTCCAATGCCTGAAATTAATGAAGGGGACACCTTAGCCATTCTCAATGCTGGAGCTTACGCATTTTCAATGTCATCCCAGTACAATTCAAGGCCAAAAACAATGGAAATCCTTATAAAAGATGGGGAAAGTGAGATTATAAGGGAAAGAGAAATATTTGCTGATGTTCTTGCCAAACAAAATGTGCCTATAAGACTTTTAAAATAA
- a CDS encoding diaminopimelate epimerase, translating to MNIQEIKFSKMHGLGNDYIVIDETSKELISEEMKPKISAELCRRGFSIGSDGVIFVCPATSHDIDIKFRIFNSNGSEVSTLNKCDIRFRIFNSDGSEAEMCGNGIRCFSKYVYDKGIIKKEKIIVETLGGIKVVDLTIKNGEVASSKVDMGLATFKASEIPIISENDEFLDDELMVNGKPYRMTTVNVGNPHAVIFTDNLKGVPLNEVGPAIETHEAFPQKTNVHFVKILNKNEIDMITWERGAGFTFACGTGATSSVLAGFKLSKLDKNVLVHLPGGDLNIEIYEEKGILGAFMEGDAVLVFDGTIKIEL from the coding sequence ATGAATATACAGGAAATTAAGTTTTCAAAGATGCATGGACTTGGAAACGATTATATTGTCATAGATGAAACTTCTAAAGAGCTTATTAGTGAAGAAATGAAGCCAAAAATTTCAGCAGAGCTCTGTAGACGTGGTTTTTCAATAGGATCAGACGGGGTAATCTTTGTCTGCCCAGCTACATCCCATGATATTGATATTAAGTTTAGAATCTTTAATTCTAATGGATCAGAAGTTTCAACATTGAATAAATGTGATATACGTTTTAGAATCTTTAATTCTGATGGTTCTGAAGCTGAAATGTGTGGAAACGGAATAAGATGCTTCTCCAAGTACGTATACGACAAAGGAATCATAAAAAAAGAAAAAATCATCGTTGAAACCCTGGGTGGCATTAAAGTAGTTGATTTAACCATCAAAAATGGAGAAGTAGCATCATCTAAAGTTGATATGGGTCTTGCAACATTTAAAGCATCTGAAATTCCCATAATAAGTGAAAATGATGAATTTTTAGATGATGAATTAATGGTTAATGGAAAACCTTATAGAATGACCACCGTAAATGTTGGAAATCCTCATGCAGTGATTTTCACTGATAATCTGAAAGGAGTGCCTTTAAATGAGGTTGGGCCTGCAATTGAAACCCATGAAGCTTTCCCTCAAAAAACTAATGTGCATTTTGTTAAAATATTAAATAAAAATGAAATAGACATGATTACATGGGAAAGAGGTGCTGGTTTCACATTTGCATGTGGTACTGGAGCTACATCCTCTGTTTTAGCTGGATTTAAACTTTCTAAGCTGGATAAAAATGTTTTAGTCCATCTTCCTGGTGGAGACCTTAACATTGAAATTTATGAAGAAAAGGGAATCCTTGGAGCATTTATGGAAGGAGATGCAGTTCTAGTCTTTGATGGAACCATTAAAATTGAATTATAA
- the cobJ gene encoding precorrin-3B C(17)-methyltransferase, whose translation MISIIGIGPSPEDMSIRALNTIKDSEVIIGYKAYIKQIEHLIDGKEVIKKGMGDEIERAEIAIQKSREGKKVAIISSGDPGVFGMGNVIFQLIDKYSDIEVNVIPGVTAATFAASKLGAPLHDFAVISLSDILTPLSEIKRKVEFAAKGDFVIAIYNPLSKTRKKPFEEAYKILLRNKKRSTPVGIVKSRESGVDVTVTTLGNMRDHEINMSTTIIIGNSMTYIQNGHMVTPRGYVVKSDIHQLSREFYECFLDGEVVEGPNLGCEFYPCHTKGENCTFCYCPFYPCGDSTTGGKWIKDKGVWSCQDCSWIHQDNVVKCILPQFSKIVKEVDDLKKRKKELLKLRRECIQRTE comes from the coding sequence ATGATTAGTATTATAGGTATTGGACCTTCCCCTGAAGACATGAGCATAAGGGCATTAAACACTATTAAAGATTCAGAGGTTATTATCGGATATAAAGCATATATAAAGCAAATAGAACACTTAATAGATGGAAAAGAAGTGATTAAGAAGGGTATGGGTGATGAGATAGAACGGGCAGAGATTGCCATACAAAAATCACGGGAAGGAAAGAAAGTTGCCATAATAAGCTCAGGAGATCCTGGCGTATTTGGAATGGGGAACGTTATTTTCCAGCTTATTGATAAATACAGTGATATTGAAGTGAATGTTATTCCAGGGGTAACTGCAGCGACATTTGCAGCTTCCAAGCTGGGGGCACCCTTACATGATTTTGCAGTTATAAGTTTAAGTGATATTTTAACTCCATTATCTGAAATAAAAAGAAAAGTGGAATTTGCAGCTAAAGGCGACTTTGTTATAGCTATTTATAACCCATTAAGTAAAACAAGGAAGAAACCATTTGAAGAAGCCTACAAAATTTTACTTCGAAACAAAAAAAGATCAACCCCTGTTGGAATTGTAAAAAGCAGAGAAAGTGGTGTGGATGTTACTGTAACCACTCTTGGAAACATGAGGGATCATGAAATAAACATGTCAACAACTATAATCATTGGAAATTCCATGACATATATCCAGAATGGGCACATGGTGACGCCTCGTGGTTATGTGGTTAAATCAGACATACATCAGCTTTCAAGAGAGTTTTATGAATGTTTCTTAGATGGAGAGGTGGTTGAAGGGCCTAATTTGGGATGTGAATTCTACCCCTGCCACACTAAAGGCGAAAACTGCACATTCTGTTACTGTCCATTCTATCCCTGTGGAGATAGTACTACTGGGGGTAAATGGATAAAAGATAAGGGTGTATGGAGCTGCCAGGACTGTAGTTGGATACATCAAGACAATGTGGTTAAATGCATATTGCCCCAGTTCAGCAAAATAGTTAAGGAAGTAGATGACCTTAAAAAAAGAAAGAAAGAGCTTTTAAAATTAAGAAGGGAATGCATTCAAAGGACAGAATAA
- a CDS encoding DNA-directed DNA polymerase II small subunit, translated as MSDDIILKFSNANILINDKAYERIKNQENSHEFTESLIDELLYSKEDVFILTEEILNQYLNKDNLEDIKLDQSTSKDLTSSTDVILKVPQSKFPTGRPFDFHVIQDTSKKSYTSGELKDFTTYFKSRYQKLYELLDRRGELKDHRSISDIKKTDDVVKVIGIVNDIKNTKNNHKFIELEDETGSTTILVHNENHQLFEKAEKIVKDEIIGVVGSKKGTFVIASELVHPGVPRIDEKPMDFSTVFISDVHIGSSTFLGDAFNRFINWINGDFGDTKHQEIAQNVKYLVIAGDLVDGIGIYPHQEKELTIKDIYGQYDEAARLLGEIRTDIKIIISPGNHDAARLAEPQPAISQNYAKSLYELKNAEFVSNPGIVSLDGINVLIYHGRSFDDMAMSVKGFSHQQSDLIMKELLEKRHLAPIYGERTPLASEYEDHLVIKDVPDVFHTGHVHINAYKRHKGVHMINSGTFQSQTEFQKIYNIMPTCAEVPVIHKGQFKLLNFA; from the coding sequence ATGAGCGATGATATCATTTTAAAGTTCAGTAATGCCAACATCTTAATTAATGATAAAGCATATGAACGCATTAAAAACCAAGAAAATTCACATGAATTCACAGAATCCCTAATAGACGAACTATTATATTCTAAAGAAGATGTTTTTATTTTAACAGAAGAAATTCTGAATCAATATCTAAATAAAGATAATTTAGAGGATATAAAGCTTGATCAAAGTACTTCTAAGGATTTAACATCCAGCACGGATGTAATTTTGAAAGTTCCTCAAAGCAAGTTTCCAACAGGAAGACCATTTGACTTCCATGTGATCCAGGATACAAGTAAAAAATCATATACAAGCGGGGAACTCAAAGACTTCACCACTTACTTCAAGAGCAGATACCAAAAATTATACGAGCTTTTAGATAGAAGAGGAGAATTAAAGGATCATAGATCAATTAGCGATATAAAAAAGACTGATGATGTTGTTAAGGTAATAGGAATAGTAAACGACATTAAAAACACTAAAAATAACCATAAATTCATAGAACTAGAAGATGAAACCGGAAGCACTACTATTCTTGTGCATAATGAAAATCACCAACTCTTTGAAAAGGCAGAGAAAATTGTAAAGGATGAAATTATTGGTGTTGTTGGAAGTAAAAAAGGAACATTTGTAATAGCATCTGAACTGGTGCATCCTGGTGTGCCGCGAATTGATGAAAAACCAATGGATTTTTCTACTGTTTTCATTTCTGATGTTCATATTGGCAGCTCCACATTCCTTGGAGATGCTTTTAACCGGTTTATAAACTGGATAAACGGAGACTTCGGCGATACCAAACATCAAGAAATAGCTCAAAACGTTAAATATCTTGTTATTGCTGGGGATTTAGTTGATGGAATAGGTATATACCCTCATCAAGAAAAAGAACTCACTATAAAAGATATTTACGGGCAATATGATGAAGCTGCACGGCTTCTTGGCGAAATCAGGACAGATATTAAGATAATAATATCTCCTGGAAACCACGATGCAGCAAGATTGGCCGAACCCCAGCCTGCAATTTCCCAGAATTATGCTAAATCACTTTATGAACTTAAAAATGCTGAATTTGTAAGTAATCCGGGAATTGTAAGTTTAGATGGGATTAATGTTCTTATATATCATGGTAGAAGCTTTGATGATATGGCTATGTCTGTTAAAGGATTCTCCCACCAGCAATCAGACCTTATAATGAAAGAATTACTGGAAAAAAGACATTTAGCCCCTATATATGGAGAAAGAACCCCTCTTGCATCAGAATATGAAGATCATTTAGTAATTAAAGATGTGCCTGATGTTTTTCACACAGGCCATGTTCATATAAACGCTTATAAACGGCATAAAGGCGTTCATATGATAAATTCAGGCACATTCCAGTCTCAAACAGAGTTTCAGAAGATCTACAACATTATGCCTACATGTGCAGAAGTTCCTGTAATTCACAAAGGCCAGTTTAAGCTTTTAAATTTTGCTTAA
- a CDS encoding class II aldolase/adducin family protein — MDKNVIIKELINVSHYIYKKGLSPGKSGNLSCRFYDNNVSKVAITRSGISKGRIQKEDVIIIDMDGNILEGDKKPSLEMFMHLGIYKERNDINSVVHNHSPFATGFSMSDKRLKRLEGFGPIENPYIPSVKYSKPGSIELAEDTAKMMKNEDAVLLKNHGVVAAGVNLDEAVLLAEFVEDIAKIQFVAQLL; from the coding sequence ATGGATAAAAATGTTATTATAAAAGAATTAATCAATGTTTCACATTACATATATAAAAAAGGCCTTAGCCCTGGAAAATCAGGAAATTTAAGCTGTAGATTTTATGATAACAACGTTTCAAAAGTAGCAATAACAAGAAGCGGGATTTCCAAAGGAAGAATACAAAAAGAAGATGTAATTATCATAGATATGGATGGAAACATCCTGGAAGGGGATAAAAAACCATCTTTAGAAATGTTCATGCATCTTGGAATCTATAAAGAAAGAAACGATATTAATAGTGTTGTTCATAATCATTCTCCCTTTGCAACTGGTTTTTCAATGTCGGATAAGCGATTAAAAAGACTTGAAGGATTTGGACCAATTGAAAATCCATATATTCCATCTGTGAAGTACTCAAAGCCTGGAAGCATTGAACTTGCAGAAGATACAGCTAAAATGATGAAAAATGAGGATGCTGTACTCCTTAAAAATCATGGTGTTGTTGCAGCAGGTGTGAATCTTGATGAAGCAGTTCTTCTTGCTGAATTCGTTGAAGATATAGCTAAAATACAGTTTGTAGCTCAACTCCTCTAA